The proteins below come from a single Chitinophaga pinensis DSM 2588 genomic window:
- a CDS encoding response regulator has translation MSAQHIHILYIDDEVHNLNAFKASFRRLYTVFTATSAEEAEEILAREDIQIIISDQRMPKITGIEFFESILGKYPEPIRMLLTGYADINAVIDAINKGQVYKYFSKPWNDDELRQNIDKAYEVYALRKENKELTAKLLDVNEKLEFLLRQKLIS, from the coding sequence ATGAGTGCACAACACATCCATATCCTGTATATTGATGACGAGGTACATAATTTAAATGCTTTTAAGGCATCTTTCCGTAGACTTTATACAGTATTTACGGCTACTTCGGCTGAAGAAGCGGAGGAGATACTTGCCAGAGAAGACATACAGATCATCATTTCAGATCAGCGGATGCCTAAAATTACAGGAATTGAATTTTTTGAATCAATCCTGGGCAAATATCCGGAGCCAATCCGGATGTTGCTGACAGGCTACGCTGACATCAACGCCGTTATCGACGCCATTAACAAGGGGCAGGTGTATAAATATTTCTCCAAACCCTGGAATGACGATGAATTACGGCAGAACATAGATAAGGCATATGAAGTATATGCCCTCAGAAAAGAGAATAAGGAGTTGACAGCAAAATTGCTGGATGTGAATGAGAAGCTTGAATTTCTGCTCCGGCAGAAGCTGATTTCTTAA
- a CDS encoding FecR family protein, which yields MKYDQEYIYTLLLRKQLGELSEVEDQLLQKVMQTDEQVRKCWHEQEQAILYTDSAFLDDLRVEHDWCQIAAILSPQPLHIRIFRFIKRNSAAAAVFLTLSACAGSWYAFEHYYKVQSPSAVNRAVLAHRTPKQSPVRKTADVKYTLPADTTVNINTNKATEPVPVAGVVHGDSIASIPLKRITHDTIYQSSTIEWNTLTVPPKTDYRIELSDGTEVHLNASSTLRFPFIFPGKTREVYLEGEAYFTVAHNPKQPFIVHTGTTSVIALGTAFNVNSYDGNTITTSLVTGTVVTDVGDSLDVTLKPGYEAIYRPGERFKVKRFDENVTLGWRDGIFRFHNKPLEEVIPVLKRWFGLKVAFTAAGIADIHFSGDLDKDKPVSDFLNELCWEKGLEYKIYDGTVHFSKPKG from the coding sequence ATGAAATACGACCAAGAGTATATATACACATTACTTCTGCGTAAGCAACTTGGCGAATTAAGTGAAGTGGAAGATCAGTTGCTGCAAAAGGTCATGCAAACCGATGAGCAGGTTCGTAAATGCTGGCATGAACAGGAACAGGCGATACTCTATACTGACAGTGCATTTCTTGATGATCTGCGTGTAGAGCATGACTGGTGCCAGATTGCCGCTATCCTTTCACCCCAGCCATTACACATCAGAATATTTCGTTTTATCAAACGTAACAGCGCAGCAGCGGCCGTATTCCTGACACTTTCTGCCTGTGCAGGCAGCTGGTACGCGTTTGAACATTATTATAAAGTGCAGTCCCCCTCCGCAGTAAACCGCGCAGTGCTGGCACATCGTACACCAAAACAATCGCCGGTCCGCAAAACAGCAGATGTTAAATACACCCTGCCGGCAGATACGACTGTCAATATCAATACCAATAAAGCTACCGAACCCGTTCCCGTAGCAGGCGTAGTACATGGTGACAGTATAGCCTCCATTCCATTAAAACGAATTACGCACGACACCATTTACCAAAGCAGTACCATTGAATGGAATACCCTGACCGTACCGCCTAAAACGGATTACCGCATAGAGTTATCCGATGGCACGGAAGTACACCTGAATGCCAGTTCCACACTGCGATTTCCTTTCATCTTTCCTGGTAAGACCAGGGAAGTATACCTTGAAGGGGAGGCTTATTTCACCGTTGCACACAATCCAAAGCAACCTTTTATTGTGCACACAGGTACGACCTCCGTCATCGCATTGGGTACGGCATTCAATGTGAATTCTTATGATGGCAATACCATCACAACTTCACTGGTTACAGGCACTGTGGTAACTGATGTAGGCGATAGTCTGGACGTAACTTTGAAGCCGGGGTATGAGGCTATTTACAGACCAGGTGAGCGTTTTAAAGTAAAACGTTTTGACGAGAACGTTACCCTTGGCTGGCGGGATGGTATTTTCCGCTTTCACAACAAGCCGCTGGAAGAAGTCATTCCTGTGCTGAAGCGCTGGTTCGGACTGAAGGTTGCCTTTACTGCTGCCGGCATTGCCGACATCCACTTCTCCGGGGATCTTGACAAGGATAAACCTGTCTCCGACTTCCTGAATGAACTTTGTTGGGAAAAAGGGCTGGAGTATAAAATTTATGACGGCACTGTTCACTTTAGTAAACCCAAAGGATAA